Proteins encoded together in one Acanthopagrus latus isolate v.2019 chromosome 19, fAcaLat1.1, whole genome shotgun sequence window:
- the ezh2 gene encoding histone-lysine N-methyltransferase EZH2: MVLTGKRSEKGPACWKRRVKSEYMRLRQLKRFRRADEVKSMFNTNRQKINDRTDILNQEWRTRRIQPVHIMTSVGSLRGTRECTVDSGFSEFPRQVIPLKTLNAVASVPVMYSWSPLQQNFMVEDETVLHNIPYMGDEILDQDGTFIEELIKNYDGKVHGDRECGFINDEIFVELVSALSQYSDNEDDEEEEEQDFKVDKMELCESKEHPEDARKDGLVNNESRTSSDSTKKFPSDKIFEAISSMFPDKGSTEELKEKYKELTEQQLPGALPPECTPNIDGPNARSVQREQSLHSFHTLFCRRCFKYDCFLHPFHATPNTYKRKNLENLVDSKPCGIDCYMYLVQDGMVTEFPGGGVPERVKTPSKRTAGRRRGRLPNSNSRPSTPTVSSETKDTDSDREGSKEDERENDKDDEDKKDDNTSSSEGNSRCQTPVKMKLTGEAEAVDWSGAEASLFRVLIGTYYDNFCAIARLIGTKTCRQVYEFRVKESSIIARAPTEDEDTPPRKKKRKHRLWATHCRKIQLKKDGSSNHVYNYQPCDHPRQPCDSSCPCVTAQNFCEKFCQCSSECQNRFPGCRCKAQCNTKQCPCYLAVRECDPDLCLTCGAADHWDSKNVSCKNCSIQRGAKKHLLLAPSDVAGWGIFIKEPVQKNEFISEYCGEIISQDEADRRGKVYDKYMCSFLFNLNNDFVVDATRKGNKIRFANHSVNPNCYAKVMMVNGDHRIGIFAKRAIQTGEELFFDYRYSQADALKYVGIERELEIA; this comes from the exons ATGGTGCTGACAGGGAAGCGCTCGGAGAAAGGTCCTGCCTgctggaagaggagggtgaagtCTGAGTACATGCGGCTTCGGCAGCTCAAACGCTTCAGACGGGCTGATGAAGTCAAG AGCATGTTCAACACCAACCGTCAGAAAATCAACGACCGGACGGACATTCTGAACCAGGAGTGGAGGACCAGGCGAATCCAGCCAGTTCACATCATGACGTCCGTCGGCTCTCTGAGAGGAACCCGAGAG TGTACGGTGGACAGCGGCTTCTCGGAGTTCCCCCGGCAGGTCATCCCGCTGAAGACCCTCAACGCCGTGGCCTCAGTCCCGGTCATGTACTCGTGGTCACCTCTGCAGCAGAACTTCATG GTGGAGGATGAGACGGTGCTCCATAACATCCCCTACATGGGAGACGAGATCCTGGACCAGGACGGTACTTTCATAGAAGAGCTGATCAAGAACTATGACGGCAAAGTCCACGGAGACAGAG AGTGCGGCTTCATCAACGACGAGATATTCGTGGAGCTGGTCAGCGCTCTGTCTCAGTACAGTGAcaatgaggatgatgaggaggaggaagagcaggactTCAAGGTAGACAAGATGGAGTTGTGTGAAAGCAAAGAGCATCCAGAGGACGCCCGCAAGGATGGACTCGTCAACAATGAGA GCCGAACCAGCAGCGACAGCACCAAGAAGTTTCCCTCCGACAAGATCTTTGAAGCCATCTCCTCCATGTTCCCCGACAAGGGCTCCACAGAGGAGCTCAAAGAGAA gtacAAGGAGCTGACGGAGCAGCAGCTGCCCGGCGCTCTGCCCCCAGAATGCACCCCGAACATCGACGGACCGAACGCTCGCTCCGTGCAGCGCGAGCAGAGCCTGCACTCGTTCCACACACTGTTCTGCAGACGCTGCTTCAAATACGACTGCTTCCTCCACc CTTTTCATGCTACTCCAAACACCTACAAGCGCAAGAACCTGGAGAACCTGGTGGACAGTAAACCCTGCGGCATTGACTGCTACATGTACCTGGTACAG GACGGGATGGTGACGGAGTTCCCAGGAGGCGGGGTCCCAGAACGGGTGAAGACGCCCTCCAAGCGCACGGCGGGCCGCCGCCGAGGACGGCTGCCAAACAGCAACAGCCGACCCAGCACCCCGACCGTCTCCTCAGAAACCAAAGACACGGACAGCGACCGCGAGGGCAGCAAAGAAGACGAGCGAGAGAACGACAAAGACGACGAGGACAAGAAGGACGACAACACCAGCAGCTCCG AGGGAAACTCTCGGTGTCAGACTCCAGTGAAGATGAAGCTGACCGGCGAGGCTGAAGCGGTGGACTGGAGCGGGGCTGAAGCCTCTCTGTTCAGGGTTCTCATCGGGACGTATTACGACAACTTCTGCGCCATCGCCCGGCTCATCGGCACCAAGACCTGCAGACAG GTTTACGAGTTCAGGGTGAAGGAGTCGAGCATCATCGCTCGGGCTCCGACTGAAGACGAGGACACGCCGcccaggaagaagaagaggaaacacagactGTGGGCCACTCACTGCAGGAAGATCCAGCTgaagaaag ACGGCTCGTCCAACCACGTCTATAACTACCAGCCGTGTGATCACCCGCGGCAGCCCTGCGACTCCTCCTGTCCCTGCGTCACCGCTCAGAACTTCTGCGAGAAGTTCTGCCAGTGCAGCTCTGAgt GTCAGAACCGTTTCCCAGGTTGTCGGTGCAAAGCTCAGTGCAACACCAAGCAGTGTCCGTGCTACCTGGCAGTCAGGGAGTGTGACCCCGACCTCTGCCTCACCTGCGGCGCTGCAGACCACTGGGACAGCAAGAACGTGTCCTGCAAGAACTGCTCCATCCAGAGAGGAGCCAAgaag CACCTGCTGCTGGCCCCATCAGACGTGGCAGGTTGGGGGATCTTCATCAAAGAGCCGGTCCAGAAGAACGAGTTCATCTCTGAGTACTGTGGAGAG ATCATCTCTCAGGATGAAGCCGATCGCAGAGGGAAAGTCTACGACAAATAcatgtgcagcttcctcttcaaCCTCAACAACG ACTTCGTTGTTGATGCCACGAGGAAAGGCAACAAGATCCGCTTTGCAAACCATTCAGTGAATCCTAACTGCTATGCAAAAG tgATGATGGTGAACGGAGATCACAGAATAGGAATCTTTGCTAAGAGAGCCATCCAGACCGGAGAGGAGCTCTTCTTTGACTACAG GTACAGCCAGGCTGACGCTCTGAAGTACGTCGGGATCGAGCGGGAGCTGGAGATCGCCTGA
- the LOC119009077 gene encoding NACHT, LRR and PYD domains-containing protein 1b allele 3-like → MESTMELRRKERRASCFRRAARRIRRVLSRICRDSSPSPVGHCNTRRTFNEENCLEGSSAYFPILGTKRPTSCSYYESSVHLDSSFVFNDLDLYATRRPNSRCQDKYTNMHVSWNPPDTAKSLHVPKFAPAQLPVIRGVSLPHQSHHRNRSTTDMNDSTDRIGSWYRAITATLSSGSRAVRQYQSGPQTVCTEGSGVQDAFEQLSVQSESVSAGDSDSLVKMEALVTAVISSVTNTQPTRPHLQLSSDPGWSQRGSSCLPRSHSVPSLSQRSCAENQTFRPSQSLPDMLLKSSFEEFTPDITVDEDDESYRFLCSCPGLYQCSVTGLVFHMEGEGDVVYRIVSWDRRLLAQHHKKPAGPLFDIKCQQKSVCRLHLPHCEIPSTAGCQFLSVAHLNDEGIEFIAPHKVTDTHVIINISGFSGYGNIKDDDSPCFPVQALVLLFYRPAYDPDLESLLNVLILPGNVSVRDVRRTRKSLVGDELYIETSSHCKLLPGQEYTLSTCPEDDSVLVQPTTAEFDSDNYDNYIPSFQVDLEKILKHIKLFLRDTNRHSVWERRVCLSSAGLTKSCGQSALNLPSHQKLFDIRSSFIEGISGPVLKSLLDKLFEKKVLIDSERESVDEMQNRGDKARLVIDTVRRKGEAASSEMIEFLCELDPFLCEHLGLI, encoded by the coding sequence aTGGAGTCAACAATGGAActtagaagaaaagaaagacgaGCATCATGTTTCAGAAGAGCAGCCAGAAGAATCAGGAGGGTCCTGTCCAGGATCTGCAGAGATAGTTCTCCTTCTCCCGTTGGTCATTGTAACACTAGACGCACCTTCAATGAAGAGAACTGTTTAGAAGGAAGTTCTGCTTATTTCCCTATTTTAGGAACCAAGAGACCCACGAGCTGCTCCTATTATGAGTCTTCTGTACACCTGGACAGTAGTTTTGTCTTCAATGATCTTGACCTCTATGCTACACGTCGGCCTAATTCTAGATGCCAAGATAAATACACCAACATGCACGTTTCTTGGAATCCCCCAGACACTGCTAAATCTCTCCATGTCCCCAAATTTGCACCGGCGCAACTTCCTGTGATTAGAGGTGTTTCCCTACCCCATCAAAGTCATCATCGAAACAGAAGCACAACTGATATGAATGACTCAACTGACCGTATCGGCTCTTGGTACCGAGCAATAACTGCCACTCTTTCCTCAGGCAGCCGTGCAGTCCGACAGTACCAATCAGGACCCCAAACTGTCTGCACTGAAGGCAGTGGAGTACAAGATGCATTTGAGCAGTTGTCTGTGCAGTCTGAGAGCGTGTCAGCAGGTGACAGTGACTCCCTGGTTAAAATGGAGGCACTTGTTACAGCTGTGATCTCCTCAGTCACAAACACCCAGCCGACCCGTCCTCACCTCCAGCTGTCCTCAGATCCTGGTTGGAGTCAAAGAGGCTCCAGCTGTTTGCCTCGTTCTCACAGCGTTCCCTCACTGAGTCAGAGAAGCTGTGCAGAGAACCAGACCTTCAGACCATCACAGAGCTTACCTGACATGCTGTTAAAAAGCAGCTTTGAGGAGTTCACACCTGATATCACTGTTGATGAGGACGATGAAAGCTACCGGTTCCTGTGCTCCTGCCCGGGCCTGTACCAGTGCAGTGTGACGGGCCTGGTGTTCCAcatggagggagaaggggaCGTGGTTTACAGGATTGTCTCTTGGGACAGGAGGCTACTGGcccaacatcacaagaagcCTGCAGGACCCCTGTTTGACATCAAATGTCAGCAGAAGTCTGTGTGTCGGCTTCATCTCCCACACTGTGAGATCCCATCCACAGCTGGATGTCAGTTCTTGTCAGTCGCTCACCTGAATGATGAGGGCATCGAGTTCATCGCCCCTCATAAGGTAACAGACACTCATGTGATCATCAACATCTCAGGGTTTTCTGGTTATGGTAACATCAAGGATGACGACTCACCATGTTTCCCAGTCCAAGCGCTGGTTCTGCTGTTCTACAGGCCTGCATATGATCCCGATCTTGAATCCCTCCTCAATGTGTTGATCCTACCAGGTAACGTCTCGGTCCGAGATGTGCGACGCACCAGGAAGAGCTTAGTAGGAGATGAGCTCTACATAGAGACGTCCTCACACTGTAAACTGCTGCCAGGGCAGGAATACACACTGTCCACTTGTCCTGAAGACGACTCGGTTCTAGTTCAGCCAACAACAGCAGAATTTGACAGTGACAACTATGACAACTACATCCCATCATTCCAGGTGGATTTGGAGAAAATCCTGAAACATATTAAACTGTTTCTGAGAGACACCAACAGACACAGTGTCTGGGAGAGACGAGTTTGTCTTTCATCAGCTGGACTAACAAAGTCCTGTGGACAGAGCGCTCTGAATCTGCCTTCACACCAGAAGCTGTTTGACATACGCAGCAGCTTCATCGAGGGGATATCAGGACCTGTTCTCAAGAGTCTGCTGGACAAACTGTTTGAGAAAAAGGTTCTGATTGATTCTGAGAGGGAGTCAGTGGACGAGATGcaaaacagaggagacaaagctCGTTTAGTTATCGacacagtgaggaggaaagGTGAAGCTGCCAGTTCAGAGATGATCGAGTTCCTCTGTGAGCTCGACCCGTTCCTCTGTGAACATCTTGGCCTGATCTGA
- the LOC119009075 gene encoding uncharacterized protein LOC119009075 codes for MGQRMGKCGDVSFTKNQGCVSGKQRTQKKTFSEEDVHDRHLPSSPSATLRPHNYNRRSKLRRHLHGSQPRPCTQRWKKPVSSARSRRSTTRIKRQLCVELSGFSYKQSVTSWSPACSSKGEVEVVEKENRSESERESEHGSSSTSSPLSPNKNVSRYPENSPSSILHENDCKSSSGSRKRPDRLNRPTQLEDEFDFFSSLSLICSSKTKDETVDLSASQCDTDRDDPVSSVPRSQQDLPADLNVLFEQLSVQSESVSAGDSDSLVKMEAPVTAVISSVTNTQPTRPHLQLSSDPGWSQRGSSCLPRSHSVPSLSQRSCAENQTFRPSQSLPDMLLKSSFEEFTPDITVDEDDESYRFLCSCPGLYQCSVTGLVFHMEGEGDVVYRIVSWDRRLLAQHHKKPAGPLFDIKCQQKSVCRLHLPHCEIPSTAGCQFLSVAHLNDEGIEFIAPHKVTETHVIINISGFSGYGNIKDKDSPPEPVRALVLLFYRPLNELISFLNVLMLPGNVSVRDVRRTRKSLVGDELYIETSSHCKLLPGQEYTLSTCPEDDSVLVQPKEAEFDKESYDNYIPSFQVRFRTVMLNMKALLRDTSSSHIVWEREVCLLSAGLQRLCVQGRSDRILFDIRSSFIEGISGPVLKSLLDKLFEKKVLIDSERESADEMQNRGDKARLVIDTVRRKGEAASSEMIEFLCELDPFLCKHLGLM; via the coding sequence atGGGACAAAGAATGGGAAAATGCGGAGATGTGTCGTTTACCAAAAATCAAGGATGTGTCTCAGGAAAACAGAGGACTCAGAAAAAGACGTTCTCGGAGGAGGACGTTCACGACAGGCaccttccttcttctccttctgccaCCTTGAGACCTCATAATTATAATCGGCGGAGTAAATTGAGGCGACATCTTCACGGCTCGCAACCACGTCCTTGTACCCAACGATGGAAAAAGCCCGTCAGCTCAGCCCGGTCCAGACGTTCTACTACCAGAATTAAacgtcagctgtgtgttgaacTATCAGGCTTCTCTTACAAGCAGTCAGTCACCAGCTGGAGTCCCGCCTGCAGCAGCAAAGGTGAAGTTGAGGtggtggagaaagaaaacagaagtgagagtgagagagagtcagaACATGGCAGCTCGTCgaccagctctcctctctctccaaacAAAAACGTCAGCAGATATCCAGAAAACTCTCCGTCTTCCATCTTGCATGAAAATGATTGTAAAAGTTCTTCTGGATCTAGGAAACGTCCTGACCGCCTGAACAGACCGACTCAACTGGAAGATGAGTTTGATTTCTTCTCGAGCTTGAGCctcatctgcagcagcaaaacCAAAGACGAGACTGTGGATTTATCAGCATCCcagtgtgacactgacagagatgaTCCAGTTTCGTCAGTCCCTCGTTCACAGCAAGACCTCCCAGCTGATTTGAATGTCTTGTTTGAGCAGTTGTCTGTGCAGTCTGAGAGCGTGTCAGCAGGTGACAGTGACTCCCTGGTTAAAATGGAGGCACCTGTTACAGCTGTGATCTCCTCAGTCACAAACACCCAGCCGACCCGTCCTCACCTCCAGCTGTCCTCAGATCCTGGTTGGAGTCAAAGAGGCTCCAGCTGTTTGCCTCGTTCTCACAGCGTTCCCTCACTGAGTCAGAGAAGCTGTGCAGAGAACCAGACCTTCAGACCATCACAGAGCTTACCTGACATGCTGTTAAAAAGCAGCTTTGAGGAGTTCACACCTGATATCACTGTTGATGAGGACGATGAAAGCTACCGGTTCCTGTGCTCCTGCCCGGGCCTGTACCAGTGCAGTGTGACGGGCCTGGTGTTCCAcatggagggagaaggggaCGTGGTTTACAGGATTGTCTCTTGGGACAGGAGGCTACTGGcccaacatcacaagaagcCTGCAGGACCCCTGTTTGACATCAAATGTCAGCAGAAGTCTGTGTGTCGGCTTCATCTCCCACACTGTGAGATCCCATCCACAGCTGGATGTCAGTTCTTGTCAGTCGCTCACCTGAATGATGAGGGCATCGAGTTCATCGCCCCTCATAAGGTAACAGAAACTCATGTGATCATCAACATCTCAGGGTTTTCTGGTTATGGTAACATCAAGGATAAAGATTCACCTCCAGAGCCGGTCCGAGCGCTGGTTCTGCTGTTCTACAGGCCCCTGAATGAGCTCATATCCTTCCTGAATGTGTTGATGCTACCAGGTAACGTCTCGGTCCGAGATGTGCGACGCACCAGGAAGAGCTTAGTAGGAGATGAGCTCTACATAGAGACGTCCTCACACTGTAAACTGCTGCCAGGGCAGGAATACACACTGTCCACTTGTCCTGAAGACGACTCAGTTCTAGTTCAACCGAAAGAAGCTGAATTTGATAAGGAGTCCTATGACAACTACATCCCATCATTCCAGGTCAGATTCAGAACAGTCATGTTGAATATGAAGGCGCTTCTGAGAGACACCAGCAGCTCTCACATTGTTTGGGAAAGAGAGGtttgtcttctgtctgctgGACTACAGAGACTCTGTGTGCAGGGCCGCTCAGACCGGATTCTGTTTGACATACGCAGCAGCTTCATCGAGGGGATATCAGGACCTGTTCTCAAGAGTCTGCTGGACAAACTGTTTGAGAAAAAGGTTCTGATTGATTCTGAGAGGGAGTCAGCGGACGAGATGcaaaacagaggagacaaagctCGTTTAGTTATCGacacagtgaggaggaaagGTGAAGCTGCCAGTTCAGAGATGATCGAGTTCCTCTGTGAGCTCGACCCGTTCCTCTGTAAACATCTTGGACTGATGTGA
- the LOC119009070 gene encoding uncharacterized protein LOC119009070 isoform X1: MEPSSPEEVELVSFRTPATCPQSAPVTAGSHSIENSLSVDFYLQQPSDHYFPSDSTSLLSQVFSSKNGTLTHADNLSDMSLEHAANHIPTMTDDTDRSDSDSDISEYRKIKPAVKHKRKSKCHNPRGMKKRKKSPSTAASTDDSSDYMDQPSPGPLRETVLMKTPSTEADATAGHCQDNTRETELHATADPSTFQRPPFCTESQENRSGLMSVQSESLSGAESDAQLEMETSLTGVSSVTNNWTAVSACPSPLQLPDFQVQSESSLCSPDLEFDNLFSSFFSTVHTAESGEVINVKLQPSECEAAGDSDSLVKMEAPVTAVSSSVTNTQPTRPHLQLSSDPGWSQRGSSCLPRSHSVPSLSQRSCAENQTFRPSQNLPDMLLKSSFEEFTPDITVDEDDESYRFLCSCPGLYQCSVTGLVFHMEGEGDVVYRIVSWDRRLLAQHHKKPAGPLFDIKCQQKSVCRLHLPHCEIPSTAGCQFLSVAHLNDEGIEFIAPHKVTETHVIINISGFSAFGNAKDEDSPPEPVRALVLLFYRPPDGQDFESLLNVLMLPNNIVLSDVRRTRKKHVGDELYIAIPPDCKLLPGQEYTLSTCPEDDSVLVQPTTAEFHSDNYDNCFTSFEVNLEKILKHIKLFLRDTNRHSVWERRVPLPSAGPKKSCRKSALNLSSKKKLLKIQSKFIKGISGPCLKSLLDKLFEKKVLTDSEKELACEMPNRGDKARFVIDTVTNKSKTASSEMIKFLCELDPFLCEDLGLTVT; this comes from the exons atggaaccATCTTCTCCTGAGGAGGTAGAGCTTGTGTCATTTCGAACCCCAGCTACCTGCCCTCAGTCTGCACCTGTTACTGCTGGGAGCCACTCAATTGAAAACTCTTTGTCTGTTGATTTTTACCTTCAACAACCTTCAGATCACTACTTTCCTTCTGATAGCACATCCCTGCTGAGTCAAGTATTTTCTTCAAAGAACGGGACGTTAACACATGCTGACAACTTGTCCGACATGTCGTTAGAACATGCTGCAAATCATATACCTACAATGACTGATGATACTGACCGCTCTGACTCTGATTCGGACATTTctgaatacagaaaaataaagccaGCTgtgaaacacaagagaaaatCCAAATGCCACAACCCCAGAGGgatgaagaaaaggaagaaatcTCCCTCTACTGCTGCTTCAACTGATGATTCCTCTGACTACATGGATCAACCTTCACCTGGTCCACTCAGAGAAACAGTACTGATGAAGACTCCCTCCACTGAAGCAGATGCTACAGCAGGACACTGTCAGGATAATACCAGGGAAACTGAGCTGCATGCAACAGCTGATCCATCCACCTTTCAACGCCCTCCATTCTGCACTGAAAGTCAAGAAAATAGATCTGGCTTAATGTCTGTGCAGTCTGAAAGCTTGTCAGGAGCTGAAAGTGATGCACAGCTGGAAATGGAGACATCTCTAACAGGTGTGTCCTCAGTCACAAACAACTGGACAGCGGTGTCAGCATGTCCATCTCCCCTTCAACTACCAGACTTCCAGGTTCAGTCAGAGTCGTCCCTCTGCAGTCCAGATTTAGAATTCGATAATCTCTTCTCTAGCTTCTTCTCTACAGTCCACACTGCAGAAAGTGGAGAAGTTATAAATGTCAAGCTTCAGCCGTCTGAatgtgaggcagcag GTGACAGCGACTCCCTGGTTAAAATGGAGGCACCTGTTACAGCTGTGAGCTCCTCAGTCACAAACACCCAGCCGACCCGTCCTCACCTCCAGCTGTCCTCAGATCCTGGTTGGAGTCAAAGAGGCTCCAGCTGTTTGCCTCGTTCTCACAGCGTTCCCTCACTGAGTCAGAGAAGCTGTGCAGAGAACCAGACCTTCAGACCATCACAGAACTTACCTGACATGCTGTTAAAAAGCAGCTTTGAGGAGTTCACACCTGATATCACTGTTGATGAGGACGATGAAAGCTACCGGTTCCTGTGCTCCTGCCCGGGCCTGTACCAGTGCAGTGTGACGGGCCTGGTGTTCCAcatggagggagaaggggaCGTGGTTTACAGGATTGTCTCTTGGGACAGGAGGCTACTGGcccaacatcacaagaagcCTGCAGGACCCCTGTTTGACATCAAATGTCAGCAGAAGTCTGTGTGTCGGCTTCATCTCCCACACTGTGAGATCCCATCCACAGCTGGATGTCAGTTCTTGTCAGTCGCTCACCTGAATGATGAGGGCATCGAGTTCATCGCCCCTCATAAGGTAACAGAAACTCATGTGATCATCAACATCTCAGGGTTTTCTGCTTTCGGTAACGCCAAGGATGAAGATTCACCTCCAGAGCCGGTCCGAGCGCTGGTTCTGCTGTTCTACAGGCCACCAGATGGTCAAGATTTTGAATCTCTCCTCAATGTGTTGATGCTACCAAATAACATTGTGCTCAGTGATGTGCGACGCACCAGGAAGAAACATGTTGGAGATGAGCTCTACATAGCAATACCCCCAGACTGTAAACTGCTGCCAGGGCAGGAATACACACTGTCCACTTGTCCTGAAGACGACTCAGTTCTAGTTCAACCAACAACAGCAGAATTTCACAGTGACAACTATGACAATTGCTTTACATCATTCGAGGTGAATTTAGAGAAAATCCTGAAACATATTAAACTGTTTCTGAGAGACACCAACAGACACAGTGTCTGGGAGAGACGAGTTCCTCTCCCATCTGCTGGACCAAAGAAGTCCTGTAGAAAAAGTGCTCTGAATCTGTCTTCCAAGAAGAAGCTGTTGAAGATACAGAGCAAATTCATTAAGGGGATATCAGGACCTTGCCTTAAAAGTCTGCTGGACAAACTGTTTGAGAAAAAGGTTCTGACTGATTCTGAGAAAGAGTTAGCATGTGAGATGccaaacagaggagacaaagctCGTTTTGTTATCGACACAGTGACgaacaaaagtaaaactgcCAGTTCAGAGATGATCAAGTTCCTTTGTGAGCTCGACCCGTTCCTCTGTGAAGATCTTGGCCTGACAGTCACCTGA